From Spiroplasma endosymbiont of Amphimallon solstitiale:
TCTACAAAAAAGAAATAGTTTTTATTGTATTTCAAATAAAATATACTATATAATTATCGTTAATATTAAATAAATTCAAAGGAGGATTCTATGAGCACACAAAAAGTTTTAAATAAGTCTTTAAAACAAAAAACAAAGCAGCAAAAAATAGGCTTAGGAGAACTGGTGTGACTTTGGATTTAATTATACTTGCACAATAGCTTTTCCTATGTCTTTTATAGGAATATATTATTGAAATAATGGCGGAGTTGGATTACATCTAATCTGAATTATGATTTTAGGTGCTATAATGGCTAGTGTTAGTACATGTGCTTTTTTAAAATGTAGTAAAGTTTATGCTGGTAATAATGGTTGGAGCATATATTTATGTTAGAGCAACTTTTGGTCGTTTTTGAGGATGAATAATCGGCTTTATGCAATATATCATTTTACCATCTACTGTTATTGGTGGTATTATTTCAATGTTTAGAATTAACTTAAACCAATTATCATTTTTTTCTTTTAACCTGAATTGTAAATATAAATGGGACAGTTTTTTAAAATAATTGTATTAAATCTATTGGTCTTTTATAAGATAGTGATTTTCTGGGTGTAGAATTAATTTGAAATGCTATAGTATTTAAATCTTTTTGTTTATATGAAGATAGATCTGTAGATTTTGGTAAATATCTTCTTAAAATACCATTATTATTTTCATTTAAACCTCTTTGACAAGGTTTACCAGGATCTGCAAAATAAATCTTAACATTACAATTTTTTTCGATTAATTTTCATTTACTAAATTCTTTACCACGATCAAAAGTAATAGTTTTAACTGTTCCTTTTTGTAACTTTGAAATAAATTTTATTATACTTTTTGTAATATTTTCTGATTTATTATTTTTAGTTGCTAAAGGAATTGTGGTTTTTGATCATATATCAGCTAAAGTAATAATAGAACTTTTATGATCTTTACCAATGATAGTATCACCTTCTAAATGACCAAATTCTTCTATATTTTTAATATTAGGAATGATTAAATTTCTTTCATGAATAGACTTACAATTATTAATTCTGCCCCTAGTTTCTTTTTGTTTGTGAGGTTTATTTTTTCCTTTTCTCAATAAGTTATTTTCATCAAAACCCATTCGATTTGTTTTAAACATGTTATATAAAGTTTTTGTTGAAATACTTTTTATTTTATTTTCCTTTAAAAAATTAGCAATTATATCAAGAGCATAATTTTTAGTAATTAACAAATGATTAATAGTATTAATTTCTATTAAAGTTAAAATTATTAATTTTCTACCTGCATTTTGTTTATTTTTTTGAATTTTATTCAATATTTCTAATGGTAATAAGTTTTGATTTAATAATCTACAAACTCTATGTACAGTTGATTTACTATAATCAATGGCTTTTGCTATTTTACGAATCGAAAATCCATAACTTTTATATTCTTTTATTGCTATTATTGATTCAATAGTCAGATACTTATACATTGTGCTAATTCCTTTCTTTTCTTAATTATAGAATTAACACAATTTAATTTTTATATAAGTGTCCTTTTTAATTTTACAATTCAGGAAAAAATAAAAATAAAAGTTATTGAATGAATTATGTTTATTATCTGTTTATTATTTTTAATTAGTCAATTCATTATTTTTAATTATAATATGATTCATGATTTAGTAAGCAACAGAGGAATCATATTAATTGCAATTGCAATTAAGTTTTTAATGTTTTGAGTATTTATTATAATTGCTACTATTATTTATTTTACTTATTATAAACCAAAACTAAAACAAAGATTAATAACAAATCCAGAATATCAAAATCAATTAGATAAAGAATTTATTTTTAATTCTCATCTAGTAGTTAATTAAATTATTTAAAAATTATATTATCTTATTATCGTCAAAAATAAACTAAATGAGTTGCTGGTTTTTTACAAAAACAAGTACCAGTAGTAGTTGTACTTTTTAATTTAGCATATGCTTGAAAATGTTCAGATCAACCAATATCAATTGTATGTTGAGCATGTTTTCCTAATTCAATTGCTGCTAATACAACCTTTTTCTCATTTAATGCTTTATTCATTAATTTAATATTACCATCCATAATAATAATAATAATATCTTCTTTGATTATTTCATCATTTTTCATTATAATCACCCTTTCTATCAATTAATATTATAACGCTATTTAAAAAAGAAATAGTAATTGGAATTACTATTCTAACGATATCTTTCTACATAGTGACTAACTAAACCACGATAAATAAAAGGTATTGTTAATTGCATAATTGGATAAGTAAACAAAAAAATATGAATAAAATTGTAAACTAATGAGTAAAAAAGAGGATTAAATCCTGATCAAATATTTTTACTTCCATCAGCATTAGTAATTTGTGATCAAATAAAATATCCTGCTATTGTTTGTCAAAAATAAATAATTAAACAAACTAAAAAACAATGTAAAAAATAATTAATATAAGTAAAAATTGATTTATCAGCTTTTAAATTAAAACGTAATAATGAAATAATAGCCGGCGTTGTCATTGGCAAAAAATAATCTAATAAATAACTTCAAGTACTAATAACATAACCACCACCAATAAATAATAATGACATTAAAGCACTAATCATACCCGTTAATCATCCACTTGCAAAGCCAATAATATAACTAATAACCATTAAAGGTATATATTTAATAGCAATACCGCCGCCGTATGGCATTTTTGGTAATAAATTTTGTTCAATAAAAGCACAAGCAA
This genomic window contains:
- a CDS encoding IS30 family transposase; the protein is MYKYLTIESIIAIKEYKSYGFSIRKIAKAIDYSKSTVHRVCRLLNQNLLPLEILNKIQKNKQNAGRKLIILTLIEINTINHLLITKNYALDIIANFLKENKIKSISTKTLYNMFKTNRMGFDENNLLRKGKNKPHKQKETRGRINNCKSIHERNLIIPNIKNIEEFGHLEGDTIIGKDHKSSIITLADIWSKTTIPLATKNNKSENITKSIIKFISKLQKGTVKTITFDRGKEFSKWKLIEKNCNVKIYFADPGKPCQRGLNENNNGILRRYLPKSTDLSSYKQKDLNTIAFQINSTPRKSLSYKRPIDLIQLF
- a CDS encoding energy-coupled thiamine transporter ThiT encodes the protein MLIKASAIFSLITLLTLTVIISILPASGINHFFKVTTITGWQFYSSKIYLILILCLLLISSILLSVITWTVKIEDMHKNIVIVTLLSIFSINPIALIFNLIKHYQWQKEETFAILKTRWWTNFKFAFGIKRWLVIDYTIIALFTGVTIACAFIEQNLLPKMPYGGGIAIKYIPLMVISYIIGFASGWLTGMISALMSLLFIGGGYVISTWSYLLDYFLPMTTPAIISLLRFNLKADKSIFTYINYFLHCFLVCLIIYFWQTIAGYFIWSQITNADGSKNIWSGFNPLFYSLVYNFIHIFLFTYPIMQLTIPFIYRGLVSHYVERYR